The window ATGCTATTCATTGTTCAATCTCATTAGCTTCACCATAGAAATATCTCTCTGAGTCTCTTAAAATGAAGTCTGAGAACTGTTGCACATTTGTTCCAGGTCCTATCTACACCATAACCgacatttattctattttaaagAACCATTATAAATCGAGAGTATTGTATAATTATGATTGTTCTACGAAACATATACGAAAGGTCAAATAATTTAGTGTCATTCCAATATTCAAGTTAATTGTTAAATGCTTCCTGTGAAGATTGATCATACAACAAAAGTTAAACGTATATAATAGTTTTTGTGTAGCCTCTAATTTTTTAAGGTTTAAGAGTggtcttttattatttataaataaactgtCTTCTATATAAATAGCGGCTTTTATgctaaaatattagttattATTTAAAGAGCCAACATTAACATAATTTGGTCAATTAACTTTGAACGAAAGTGAGAGAAAATAATTCTTCCTGAATGATGTTTTGAATAGAATTTGTATGAGAAGAAACAAGCATTTTGTGTGGTTTCGCACTGATATCTCGTTATTTCAACTTCAGAATGGCATAATAAACTTTTTATGATcaattgaaaacaatttaaactTTAAATCAATGACATTCTTCACAAAGTTCATTAATAAGCTGAATGTTAGCGGCCTAGGCTATCCCCAATGTTCACTGTGTTGTACATCTTACTTCCAGTCAATTTCGTATTCCATTGGTGCATAAGTACTGGATATCAGTGTGTCATTTCAATAGTCTAGACTGCTTAATACGAACGTATCTATGTAACACAGCTCGATATGTCAGataatattcaaaaaaatatcAAAACTTAGAGCTGAAAATGAAATCGTTAGTGGAAATTACACTTTAATTTTCAACACTCACCCCAAAAAGAGTATAAAAACGACCGAGACGGTTATGTACAGCACATTTGCTGAGCACTGGAAACTCTGAGAATGATCTCAGCCACGTTAGCTGCCATTAATACTTGAACTTTGCACAGAGAACTCTAGACAATATTTTTCTGTCAGTTGGATGGAAAAAATAGAATTCTACAATGTTTTAGAATTGATGAGTTCAACGGCATTACTATGACTAATTTAGGACTAACTTACTTCAATTTCTTTCCGCGTttgtaggtgtcattaccaaggtttgatttgataatttcgaataaattgagcattgggctgattgttataaataaaaataatatatttgtaatatcccaatgaatagaaaattgggatattacaaatatattatttttatttttatttattctttccgCGTTGTTTATATTCTGCAATTAGGCATAGGATACCAAGCTAAGTAATAGAGATTTATGCAAACTTTATATTTTGTTCACAACGTCATCAACCGGTTTGTTACATTAACCTATCAATCTGTAATTAATGTCAATATTTCTTTTCTCTTATTTCACTAGACTTAAGAATATTTGTAAGACGAGTATGATCGAATAATTGCAACCTTCTCGAATCTCTATTAATAATATATGTCACATATTACTTGTAATTATTTCTACAACTTTCACTGATTATGGAATTTTGTTCAGTAGTGCATCAAATTGACAGAATAAAACACGCCACAAATTGAATAAGTAAAGATTTCCATAACTCATGTTATAAGTAACTAAGCAAGATATTTAAAATAACCGAACAAGTATATATATGAGTTGTACAAGTCCAGTTTCACTGTAAACCCGAAACGATGACCAATTGAACAATTTTGTTAGATATTTTATTGTAATCACCAACGAAACTTCTATATCCTAAATCCactataaataaaatcatgCATTAAGATAAATAGTGAGTGATCTAACACAACACATTTTCTAAAACTTTTCAATGCAATTCCCAAGCTTTACTAAGAGATTTAGTGTTATTGACAAAAATACAACTTCCAGTGATGTAAATTAACATTCGGTTGTTCTTCAGTCAAACATAATGAAAGATTCTAATGTACCAGTACTGAAATCTCTATCACTTTTGTGCTGTATGATCATCTTACACAGTTATGTAGATAACTGAGATTTAACCTTTAAGCGACTGTTCCGAATATGAAAAAGCCAACTGAGTTTACATCATCTTTCAGATAAGTTAacgaataaatcaataatgaaattattttgtatTGATTTTAATACATACTAttataaccattattattattactatttttattattattactatgatagGCAGCTAAGATATGCAAATATGTCAATAAACAATTGGCCACTGAagtgttattttatatttttgtacCCGTTTGGATCGTTACACGATTAACATACTTTCCACTGTGGTAAGTATTCTAATATTTTCTCAgtataaataaaaatcatacaATTCTTATGGATAATATTAAGtatttgatatatataatatcatcatttattaaaatattaataccattcatatttttattgatataagGATAAATCCCCAATTCGAATTCTGTTTTCATCATACGATGACATTGACTGAAAAGTCATTGAATGCAGCTGACCATCGTGTACTTGTTTCGCCGTTGTTTGAAAATTTTCATCATTACGCACCCAGGATTCAGTGGTCTTCAGTTCTTGAATTGAGCGCAATATGTATAAACCTATATTAATGTCTGAATGTTTGAACTCCATAATTTTAGGGTTTGATCCTCAACAAAGTCGTGAATACATACTGTTTTGTTATCCTGAACTTAAACAAAAGAGTTGTTTTTTTGGTTTTAAATGGAATTCCAGCTGATATCAATCTACGATTAAAACTGACTCTTAAAGCTGAATAATATTAAAGATCCCCGACACTATAAATGCCTAAAACATGGGTATTATCATCAAGGCAATGATAATTCATGGTTTTTCATCAATTCACATTTTAACCATTGTGTTTTGCAGCTTTAACCTCATAATTGTTCGTTGTGTCAAACATACCTAAAAACAGATTACTTAATCACTACCGTGGTTTCCTAAGTTACATTATTTTTGTTGCTGGTGTTATTATTACACTAGTGATATACATGAATTTACTGATCATTGGAACACTATGATTCTACAAAGGCTCCTATGTTAAGTAGAAACTCTGGCTACAACAGTAGTAGTGAGTTTTCATTAGACGAGCGATTAAAAACGTCTTGGTAAAGTATATGATTTTAGTAAAATAAACGTTTGTCCGCAGTGTCTAGACGAAAAAGACCATCATAGGTCAACTACTACCGCGAATAATAACTAATTAAACGAAACTAGAAATTCAGAAACTTACTTTACTAAGTGATTAAATGCTTTTGTAAATTGTCAATAATTATAACTAAATTATTTCGAAACTTCAATTTCTATATCAATATAATGACTTTtgtcattttgaaaaataatatgaaGTGCATAATATAGTGTGAAATAATTCTATTCAATTTGTATCATGTTCATCATGAATTGCTTACACTTTCTTGTACTCCGTACTAAGTCATGTTTATTTTAAGAAGAATGAAGACATTTACAAGCTACTCAAGTTGAGTTATTTGAAATGTAGTTTGCAATGATTTTCAAGTGATTGAAATTTTAACCATTAACTACTAGATTTGAATCGGGTTGAGTAGTATCACTAGTCCTCATACATGTAATACACATCAAAGCCGAGTACATTAAACCATATTTAGTCAGTAAATTGTCTGAATTACAAATTCTGGCATTGAAAGTGCAAAGACTTATACACTGACTTTGCATTCTATGACTAATCACAATTACCTTCACCAACATACATCAACAACTATCGTAACTAACTATCCATCGTACTATCGATTCACGTATTTTTACTGAAAGCTTACAGCTTATTGCATTTTGGATTCTGTTTTTGATCCACTTACAAGACTTCTAAGATTGAGTAAGTTTACCACGGTAAAAATTAATTCGTGGAAAGCTAAATGAttgtaatatttatttctatagTTGTTACTAAGTAACGATTGGAATCAATTTTCTCTTGTTAGAAACTTGTCTTTTATCTAGAATTTTCAcattatttgatataaatattcaGCTGCATGAGCATTTCCTATAATTCTTTAATATTTATGACTGCTTTTTATCAATCTTTACTGATGAAAATGTTTCTGATAGTGTAATATAAAGTACATGAACCTATCAATTCTGTGTCTCTTCTCTCTATCTCAccctccatatatatatatatatatatatatatatatatatatatatatatatatatatatataaagggaGAGAGAGGTGTAACTCGCTTAATGAGCATTGAGATAGTCTGTTTGCGTGAAGGCTAGTTATTCTATCCACGTGCCGAAATCGAAGTAGACGGTGCGTTGTTCAAAATAGGAACCCATTGGTTGAAACCCAAGTAATTTAATTACTTAGCCTCCATCATGTTAATAGTTACAAACTACCAGTTTGGGATACCCACAGTTATCACAATCCGTGGTTAAAGACGTTggataacatggctcagaatcggttaCAATAGCTCATATATATTCACTCTTCATTTTATCGTTGGTTTTGAGCTTCAGTAAaaataatgttatatatatatatatatatatatatatatatatatatatatatatatatatatatataacattatttTTACTGATCCTATTCAATTTGAGTactcatttattcattgttcattaaCATATCTATTTTTCAGGGTAATTTGGGCAACTTTTAAATTTGGCATCTTTGTAAATGGTCCATATCCAGCTATTCTCATTATGGTTGGATTTTTATTAGTTTTACaaattttacatatttattGGTTTTGTTTAATTGTGAAAATTGCAATACAAGTCAAATCAAATGGACGTGTGAGTTCGATAtgttattttttctttattaattCAATTATATACTTATTAGATAGTGTTTCAGTTATCAATTTTGTAATGTTTCTCAGCAACAATAGGATAACTCAGACCattgttttaatgatttaagCACCATACCCATTAAAGATGTTAATAGCTATCTGATCTCAGTATTTCAGTTTATGACACGTTAGGAGTTTAAAGTAACATTAGTAGGCAAATACATCAGACTGGTAAGTCTTAATTTATGATAAAACGCTCATGCTGGATTCCATTAGTAGTAATAGTCTATCTAGTTTAAATCAACTGGGACTATAGTGTGATGATTGGAAGTgtttgaattattatacgaactaggaatctcagaaataacgcaatctTTATCAAGAAAAACTATGTGAGCGAAAACGAACGTGTTGTATTTGGAGTTCGAAATCGGGCGGACATCGAGTACAATGTAATCATCTGTTCATGAAAACACCACATATAATTCACAggaataaatgaaatcaataaatgaaaaacttgAAACGATACAAAACTCAAAACTTAGAGTAAAATATACAGTGAATACAACTGCACCACTGTAACCGATTTCGACCCGTATGACCCAGTGTATGAGCCTCAATCAGgaattgattgaattaattTCAAATCCTAGTATCTTCGTTTTAAGTATTTTTCTAATCTACACATGCCATTCACAATTGCGTGTCAAATTGATTCAATACTCATACTCTATATCATATATCTTCTTATTACGTCATGTCTAACAGATATGGAGTAATACAGAGCTGAATATGGCTCAGTAAATCTCATCATTGATTGTTGCATAGGCATCCAGTATTTCTAATAATATTACAATAAGTTGACAAATAAGCTGAAAAATGTATTGAtggtttaaaaaaaatcatatttattatttatcttatttttttcattttatatcacACAGCTTGTTAAGGATTGTCGTAGTGAAAGTGAACTCTCCGATGAATCCAATcaaataacgaaattaaatccTATTCATGAAACAAAATGTTACAATAATTATCATCATACAAACCAACCTTCATTGAAAAGTAATGATGttagtataaataataatagtaatattactactactaataataataatagtgataataacgttagtgatattattagcgatgataataaattaaatcatgtatttcaacgTTCTAATCACTGTATGCAGTAAGATAaaggattatattgaaaatCTTGTAAACGTTGAATATCGaacattctctctctctctatctatctattgtGAATTAATCAAGGAGAACTGTGAAAAACTgtagttctttttttctttgtgtTGTAGTTTGCacataaattgtttattcactAATTGACAATCAGTTGTATATCGAACAGGAGCAAATATCTCCATAtatcattttaatcatttttctaCCTTTGAATATCTTTTATCTATCATTTGTACTATGGTCTTTCGTATTTTGTGTGATTGTTTGATttgtaaaaaaatacaaaacttTTTTTTACGCATTGTTTTAAGCTTTTTGTTAGAGTGTATTTTCATCGAAATGATGAATAGTGATTTATGCACCGATATAATAGATTGTGAAGTTTATCAGACATTCTATAGATCCGTTATTTGTTTTGTAATGAAAGATTCAGTGCaaaaaaatgtaaaaatcaGATGAAAAGAATAATGTGTTATGATGATGGATCTTTGAATAATTGGTATTTAACGAAATTCACAATTTACAACTTGAGTTTAGTTTTAGAATTTACTGCCTTAATTGCAGAGTGTATTGTAAGACCTTCAGCACTTCTTAGAAAATGTTTCCTATTGAATTTCATCTAGTCTAATTTCTAATGTTATTTTGTGATGCAATGATATATTGAAAGATGCATCATTGAAAAGCTATTTTATTCTGTCATAACACTATTCAACATTGTGCATTCACCAAGAATCAAACCCAAGATCTTCGAGTCTCATATTGAGTGCATTACCTTTAGACTACTGTATTGCTATCCAATAGTTTACCTTTCCAAATTTAATCAGTTCTAAAAGTAGCACAACTCTCATCAATTAATAACCGGAATTCATACAACGGAATACACTACAAATTACTGCACGGAGGACAGCTAACAGACGCCTTCTGAGTGAGTACCGCAGTCAAACAAGGCTTTTTACTCtccctctttctctttcttctggtagtcGACTGGATTGTGAAGATCTCTACATCTCAGGAGAagtacggaatacaatggacagacTGGATGCAACTAGAAGATTTGAAATTCGcggatgacctagctcttctatcccatacaccaACGAATAGAAGTGAAGAAAGcaagtgtagcagcagcctctgcatcagtagacctcaatatacacaacaacaaaagaaagaTCCTCATATATAACATGGAGAACaataacccaatcacacttgatggagaagttctggaagatgtggaatctttcacgtgcCTGGtcggcatcatcgatgaacaaggagcaTCAAACGCAGACGTAAAGATAAGGATCGGAAAAATAAGGGCAGCATTCCCACAGTTGGaaaacatatgggactcaaaacaactgtcgaccaatatcaaagtcacaatcttcaatacgaacgtcaaggcagttctactgtaaggagctgaaacttcgacaactactacaaccatcatcaaaaatgtacaagtatttataaagaaCTGTTTACTCAAGATAATCAATGTCCGTTAgctggatatcatcagcaacagccttctgttgGAGAgcacaaaccagcttccatctgaggAGGAGATTTGTAAAAGGCGTTTGGGGTTGATATGACATAGTTTGTGGGAATCACCGGACTGGACCACGAAGCAAGGGTTTACTTGAAATGGTGAAGGTAAACAGAAAAGAAGAAGGTCAAGGAACAAATTGcattgagaattggaagcagacatcaaaaggatgagtAGCATCTACCTAGGGgtttggaaaaccctggtttcAAACCAATGatccacatgggctccagggtcctgagggaacaaatagcaTATGAACATATtattggttaccggctaccatggtactgcatctcctaaccTTCCTCTGATGCCTTGTGAATTAGATCTTTAGATAAAGGCTTGGGGTTTgccccccctaagaaaaccacctgtttcggtttgggcacccgggcagtatctcagctTATACACAAATCAAATGGTAATTACTACTGGAAAAGTTACTATTGTTTCAACTCTCATTCAGACGAATCATATTCACAATCATTTGACAAAATCTGTTTTTACATTTTTACACTACTTCACTTACCTACTCCCTTTTGTTCTCATTTTGtgcattttatcttattttccAACTTATAAAGCAACTCACCTATAGTGGGAACCCTGTTCCATCTGAACGATTTCAAGTCACTGACTGGTCGAAAGTTGAATGCCACCACTAACTACAAATACTGAAACCACATGTATCATTCAAACTAGTTTCCTTCAACTTTAGCACACCAATgtaggtcggacaacagatagggtcgACTATGTCTTTAAAAAGTCTCAACATAGATTTATGTTGTCTTTCCGAGACCAGTGTTCAAAACTCCAGTGAAGTGCCACAAAATCGCTCTGCATCTGTCACTTCGAAAGGCTTGTTTCACGTGCGTTTATCCAGGGACCTCGTCTGGTTTTGCTGGCGTTgatgtcgcactaagcgctagtgCTGAGGCAGCACTGGTCGACTGGATCTCTATTAACAGTTGGTTATGTGCTATCAGATTAAAAAATTCCATCGATGTGCAATGAAATCGACATGAGAAACAGTGTCCTTTCGTCATCTCCACCTacgctccgacagattgcagcctgGATACAATCAatgatgagttttaccacctaTTAAGTGTTCTTTCAAAAAGGTTCGTTtgatatatattgtagtactagccgtaAGCTTGAATGCTCAAGTCAGGAGTCTAGGCTCAGGAGAGAGttgtttaggtggccgatgggggctcgttggtcgcaggtcagataaagGTGACCGTCTACTGTAAGTGTGCGCAGACCAAAATCTGTTTCTCGCTAGCACTAACtaccggcacagtcatcgctgaagtgccacctggcgtccttcCTCTGCATACCAGGCATGAACTCAAATTGATCACGTCGCGATCAGCTATTGTTGGCGTGGTTGTATGCAAGACTACCTCTTCTTTTGCAGCACCTCTCTGGACTCTAATGATTCCCTTGTTTTCTCTAATCCTGCCTTACGTCTCAGAAGCCAAAAAATCCATCATTCTCAACGAATCAATGTAAGTAAATTGGTTTCAGCTTCTATTTCAACCAAATGTCAAACCGAGTTAGGTTCAAGGCCAGCTACTATCCCACCAAATAGTATGGATAAGCATTGGCTGCACTTGCATGAAACCGTGAAAATAGCGAGTAAagtcgcttgcggcttcgcAAAACATTCCGCCTATAAGCGCTGGATTCCTTCAAGCTCGTTTAAGCCCGTCGATCTACTCCGAGTGACCacgagtttgaccataaacgaagacTGTTAAGTAATGGAATTGTGCAAAGCTTgagtaaggaccgagaagcttGGTGGTTGGAGCTAattaatgagttggaagcagcaggtGCACCTGGTAACTTCTGAAAGCTCCTTCAACTCGTACAAGTTCCTGGGAGCAAGAGGTCTGGTGAAAGTGAAACAATCTGTGGAGATGACAGGATTCCAATCACTTACATCTATTGACATCTTTGATAATGGGCAGAGTTTTTCGGGGAGCAGTCCAACTGGTCTGCTGCCATGACGACATTGCTTAAAGATTGTTTTGCCTTCTATGGCCTGTGGCGACTGGTCCACCTAAAGAGGCGGCAggccgcaaggaactccaactcttgggGCGTCACGAATCACCAGGCCCAGATGTCTTACCTTCGTCCCTTTTTAAAAAtagtggtgactttctggttaaGGAACTATCTGAATTGTTCACAAAGGTTTGGCAGTTAGAGAGTCTTTCAACATCATGAAATGAGTCAACAGTTTTCCCTAACTCTAGAAGGAATTCACGCCGTTTCTGTAACATATGCACTTTACATTCTCTGTCTCTTTacaacctcattgttattgtgaaGCGCATGTGTATTTGATGCtaccttgtaccaatgtttatgtgttcaaataaataaaaacagtttATGTAATTTTTGAACTTTACATTTGTGCAACTTTTAGTCCTTAAAATATAAGAAAAACGATGTAAAATATTGTAATCTTACTTCAAAATACAATTATCAACCTGAACTTTGATTGTTCTATATGGTTATTGAATATACTAGACTACTAGTATATCCTAGAGAAGTGATTAATAAAATAGATTTGTGAAAAATATCACCTTATTTCTTCACGAGTAATGATtggtttgaaattatttttaacttttCAGAGCTTACTGAAAGAATTTTTCAAAGCAACATGAAAAGtcgttattattaataaacCTGTTTAAATCTCTTTTACTGTCAGGTCGAATTTGTGAAATTCTTATATGaattaattcaatgaaatgCCAAATAAACAGCATAGTGATTACAGTTGTCACTATATCATCTAACTAAGAACAGGAATTGATCAGATGTATAGaattatatatgaaattatCTATTATGCAGTTAGTAGCATCAATGTtacaatgaattaaaataatccTTATCACTAGGATAAATATACCTCTGTCACATTGCACTCGGTCAATATAAACTTTTACAGTCCTCTTAAAAACAACTCATTAAGTTTTACTGATGTCACAAAatcaaatgttttaaataagaCCATTTTGTTGTCAACGAATTTAATTTCTAGTTTGGTTAGAATGTAACATTTAGCTtgatgtagataatagtatattttcaatatcttaagtagtataaattggtacatttatcaaatgaatcgatttctttaacaataaaaagaACCCCGAAGGTCAGTGTTCGTACCTTTCAGCAAAAAAGGGTAGAAAAATCGAGTTATCATTATCGTTTACATTGTAAATTAATCAGAATAACTTAATGAGTCTATTTTCTAACAGAATATCCACATATTGTTCAGTCTTGTAATATTCATAATGACATTATATCCAACAGTTTCTTGTCATACTCTCTGACAACAGTTGTGACAGTCTACATTGTAAATTTACTGTTGTTGTGACTTCAAGCCCGTCTAGTTATCATGTGTCTGATTCGCCAAACGGAATACGATTTATACAACCATAGCACTGTGCCAAATCGATGACATTCGACAGTTATGAGCAGTCTAGCATCCTTATTGTTCCTTTGTTCTCCTAGCCTTCTcgtagcgggggtgttgtttacagaattgagaggacaaaaagcgaatgtttggCGCTTTAATCGGTTCGGTAGACACGGAGAGTTTGCCTATGGAAGTTGGagaaccctgatttcaaaccaatgatgcacatgggcttcagtaccTTGAAACcacaaaaggcgtatgaaccagtcgttcgtcaccggctaccatgtgactgcatctccttatgatgctctactgccatgtggatcagacctttaggttaaaggctccgggtgtggctccctaagaaaaccacctacttcggtttgtgcacccggctagtatcacagccctcacacaaatcgaatgagatttgtgtggcacatatgtatctggtgcccctcttgtaccagtatttatgtgttcaaataaataaacaaataaatccagttgagtccagaacaccaataacagtttccactatgcgaatcatttctTTCAAACGAACttagtttatataccagccaaacagaccacatcacactaTAAAAAAGGAatgacatttgtacaaaatctagccaaaaagtggctgtgaacatgggagaatgtaattaataaactgagtataatttaaaattagtaaattgtatcataatagtctataggtcaaaataaagcttataataagaggaatatagatatatatataatctagttacttaatagttatacaataagaatatataatcAAAGAGGGGTTTATATTTAGATTAtcgtaatttaataattgaattcataagtcaattgaagctagaccaccatagagaatctggaaacattggacagacgtttcatcctagtatagttccaaattttccatgatgatctagctttaactgactcatgaattcaattattaagaaaaaaatattagtccattaacaGTTCTCAGTAGTTACCCCTAAACTTAATCTTCACTagaatataacaaatatattgttcctttttttatttttttttacacaGAAATTAAAATATCAGGTTATGTTTTTTAGTTACATTGCCAAATTGTTTATCAAAGACTCATATGTTCATCATATGATTTATTCAACTTTTCATAAGGAAATAAAACGATTTTTTTTGGTTTTGGTTTCTTTTTGGTTTTTCTTATTTCTATCAGTATTAAGTTCGTAATCAAACTGATCTATTTTTACTACTATAATAAGTAAATTTAATTTGTATTAGGAAATAAGTGATTTATATAAAGTGCATAACATTTTGTCATATGTACCGAAAGATTATTAATAGAAAAATCgtagtttattttaattacaattattatctaattactactactggaagtggataggacacgcattgaggaaagcacccaactgcgtcacaagacaagccctcacatggaatcctgaaggccaaaggaaaagaggaagaccaaagaacacattacgccgagaaatggaaatagacatgagaaaaatgaacaagaattggatggaactagaaaagaaggcccgggacagagtgggttggagaatgctggtcagcggcctatgctccattgggagtaacaggcgtaagtaagtaagtaagtatctaaTTACTATGACTAAAtgatgtttatatttttaaaggatttaaaagtttatttattcttttttcaattaattattttgttaattattttattatcagaagggattttgtggagatttcaataatttcaatcGT of the Schistosoma haematobium chromosome 4, whole genome shotgun sequence genome contains:
- the CERS3_1 gene encoding Ceramide synthase 3, variant 2 (EggNog:ENOG410V8YA~COG:U); the protein is MDFKVLLGHHISTVLLLTFSYITNYHRVGAVVLILHDIADCWMEAAKICKYVNKQLATEVLFYIFVPVWIVTRLTYFPLWVIWATFKFGIFVNGPYPAILIMVGFLLVLQILHIYWFCLIVKIAIQVKSNGRVSSICYFFFINSIIYLLDSVSVINFVMFLSNNRITQTIVLMI